One segment of Channa argus isolate prfri chromosome 17, Channa argus male v1.0, whole genome shotgun sequence DNA contains the following:
- the tagapb gene encoding T cell activation RhoGTPase activating protein b isoform X1: MMTLPPLYVLISDTWPRDAALLPLWCLGKLWGCLGLLSGRRDPAGCPWSRVHSSWASPVRMETSCWRSVFKSQRARRPGRDICSSSATSLSSPNSRQQEIETEVATCFCFDRSTASYRLKHRVRLEDIWLYGFEDELAEEEGTTGEIDLRVTVVLAWALTFCLVYFCSPEVKKRWLDTLHRKIKDAKERAGCASSPPDVLMKVLGGSIATKTLTGGGMEHLAEFPLNGDAKISDPPKQLYNQENKSTQSIDSKWNLVRRLKKGSSFINKVGRNETDNKTQLFGQPLCKICPDDCSLPKPVSEMLVLLKKRGPSTEGVFRKQCNTKNMRDIREQLNSGFEVDMESQPVVLLVGLLKSFLKELPGSLLVSEFYDKWMKALDNEDTQQRALEIRKVVDELPGHNKLLLQLLVCVFYHILGSTDINKMDAHNLAVCIGPTLLQMDVTPDEQKEKMQKVTDLTEFLIEHCEILGENIQNLLDTDEDSLSQHHDSAYDSTDPDGDGEAVESIDSTHTECGSSSSLSPRSTTSSLASDGIFNTKPEFNRRCSEPIILLSADIHSLSGHARSHDDCSVERGDFKEQPLKKQISDDSFLLKGRGGARPALWFPKLSSSSNMDPLPYMESNRSKDCSCSSLESAASNQSEGSVFTSSPVGSPGSSRRANTTSQPSVAAKAQQDIARPLLEEKRRTQSMRVASKVLMRTRSLATFSRNSLKKESHKENSFPCETLQEDSQSETDPAAEIPHRPRPLSAIEVFKHVDSRLPCKPPPYKQALENVGLPPQYGAMTVQDAMELNRRSRPSSVNYDFASISSVNQYIDFAQVAQEKANAVECRQPFRQRAMSESVSRRCSQPVFEDFSYAKESYV, encoded by the exons ATGATGACGCTGCCGCCTCTCTACGTCCT CATTTCAGACACTTGGCCCAGAGACGCcgctctgctccctctctggTGTTTGGGAAAGCTTTGGGGATGCCTTGGTCTCCTATCAG GGAGGAGGGATCCTGCTGGGTGTCCGTGGAGCAGAGTCCATTCGTCCTGGGCCTCACCAGTGAGAATGGAGACGTCCTGCTGGAGGAGTGTGTTCAAGTCACAGAGGGCACGAAGACCAGGGAGAGACATCTGTTCCTCTTCAGCGACATCATTGTCTTCGCCAAACTCAA GGCAGCAAGAAATAGAAACAGAAGTGGCTACTTGCTTCTGTTTTGACAGGTCGACTGCCAGCTACCGTCTGAAGCACAGAGTGAGACTGGAAGACATCTGGCTTTATGGTTTCGAAGATGAGCTGGCAGAAGAAGAAGGGACAACGGGGGAAATTGACCTGAGGGTGACGGTCGTCTTGGCCTGGGCTCTCACGTTTTGTTTGGTGTATTTTTG CTCGCCTGAGGTGAAAAAACGCTGGTTAGATACTCTTCACAG AAAAATTAAAGACGCGAAAGAGAGAGCTGGCTGTGCTTCTTCACCACCAGACGTCCTCATGAAGGTGTTGGGTGGCAGTATCGCA ACCAAAACTCTAACAGGAGGTGGCATGGAGCATTTAGCAGAGTTTCCACTTAAT GGTGATGCAAAGATCTCTGATCCTCCGAAGCAGTTATATAACCAGGAGAACAAGTCGACACAGTCCATTG ATAGTAAATGGAACCTGGTGAGGAGGCTCAAAAAGGGTTCCAGTTTCATCAACAAAGTGGGTCGAAATGAAACGGACAACAAGACCCAGCTGTTTGGACAACCCCTCTGCAAGATATGCCCAGACGACTGCTCCCTTCCTAAGCCAGTCTCA GAAATGCTGGTGCTGCTGAAGAAGAGAGGGCCGTCTACAGAGGGGGTGTTTCGAAAGCAGTGCAACACCAAGAACATGAGGGACATCAGGGAGCAGCTCAACAGTGGCTTCGAGGTGGACATGGAGAGCCAGCCGGTGGTTCTGCTCGTTGGGCTGTTGAAA AGTTTTCTGAAGGAACTTCCTGGCAGCCTGCTGGTGTCTGAATTTTATGACAAGTGGATGAAAGCTCTGGACAATGAAGACACCCAGCAGAGAGCTCTGGAAATCAGAAA GGTGGTAGATGAGCTCCCGGGACACAACAAACTGCTCCTTCAGCTTCTAGTCTGTGTCTTCTATCACATCCTGGGGAGCACTGACATCAACAAGATGGACGCTCACAACCTGGCGGTGTGTATCGGCCCCACGCTGCTGCAGATGGATGTAACTCCAGATGAGCAGAAGGAAAAGATGCAGAAG GTCACAGATCTAACTGAGTTCCTGATTGAGCATTGTGAGATTCTAGGAGAGAACATCCAAAATCTGCTGGATACTGATGAAG ACTCGTTGTCCCAGCACCACGACTCTGCCTATGACAGCACTGACCCAGATGGAGATGGAGAAGCAGTAGAGAGTATCGACTCTACACATACGGAGTGCGGTTCATCTTCCTCTCTCAGTCCCAGGTCAACCACTTCATCTTTGGCATCGGATGGTATCTTCAACACAAAGCCTGAATTCAACCGTCGCTGCTCTGAGCCCatcattctcctctcagctgaTATTCACAGCCTGAGCGGCCATGCCAGGAGCCACGATGACTGCTCTGTGGAGAGGGGGGACTTCAAGGAGCAGCCCCTGAAAAAGCAGATCTCAGATGACTCCTTTTTGCTTAAAGGTCGAGGAGGCGCTAGGCCAGCATTGTGGTTTCCAAAACTGAGCAGCAGCTCCAACATGGATCCACTGCCTTACATGGAAAGTAATCGTTCCAAGGACTGCTCATGCTCTTCTCTGGAGAGCGCTGCCTCCAACCAGTCAGAAGGTTCTGTTTTTACTAGTTCCCCTGTGGGGTCACCCGGCTCCTCTAGGAGAGCCAACACCACCAGCCAGCCTTCAGTGGCAGCTAAAGCTCAGCAGGACATTGCCAGGCCACTGTTGGAAGAGAAGAGGCGCACACAGTCCATGAGAGTGGCCTCTAAAGTCCTAATGAGGACAAGGAGCTTAGCGACCTTCAGCAGAAACAGCCTGAAGAAAGAGTCCCATAAGGAGAACTCCTTCCCTTGTGAAACTCTCCAAGAGGACTCTCAGAGTGAAACAGATCCAGCAGCGGAGATTCCTCACAGGCCTCGCCCTCTGTCTGCCATTGAGGTGTTTAAGCATGTGGACAGCAGGCTGCCCTGCAAGCCTCCACCATACAAGCAGGCATTGGAGAATGTGGGTCTCCCTCCACAGTATGGAGCAATGACTGTACAAGATGCCATGGAACTGAACAGAAGGTCTCGCCCGTCCTCTGTAAATTATGACTTTGCATCAATCTCCTCTGTCAACCAGTACATTGACTTTGCTCAAGTGGcacaagaaaaagcaaatgctGTGGAATGTCGGCAGCCTTTCCGGCAGAGAGCCATGTCCGAATCTGTGTCCCGGAGGTGTAGCCAGCCTGTGTTTGAAGACTTTTCTTATGCCAAGGAGTCTTATGTTTGA
- the tagapb gene encoding T cell activation RhoGTPase activating protein b isoform X2, with translation MDTPDYGIAAMRRGSYDDAAASLRPHFRHLAQRRRSAPSLVFGKALGMPWSPIREEGSCWVSVEQSPFVLGLTSENGDVLLEECVQVTEGTKTRERHLFLFSDIIVFAKLKSTASYRLKHRVRLEDIWLYGFEDELAEEEGTTGEIDLRVTVVLAWALTFCLVYFCSPEVKKRWLDTLHRKIKDAKERAGCASSPPDVLMKVLGGSIATKTLTGGGMEHLAEFPLNGDAKISDPPKQLYNQENKSTQSIDSKWNLVRRLKKGSSFINKVGRNETDNKTQLFGQPLCKICPDDCSLPKPVSEMLVLLKKRGPSTEGVFRKQCNTKNMRDIREQLNSGFEVDMESQPVVLLVGLLKSFLKELPGSLLVSEFYDKWMKALDNEDTQQRALEIRKVVDELPGHNKLLLQLLVCVFYHILGSTDINKMDAHNLAVCIGPTLLQMDVTPDEQKEKMQKVTDLTEFLIEHCEILGENIQNLLDTDEDSLSQHHDSAYDSTDPDGDGEAVESIDSTHTECGSSSSLSPRSTTSSLASDGIFNTKPEFNRRCSEPIILLSADIHSLSGHARSHDDCSVERGDFKEQPLKKQISDDSFLLKGRGGARPALWFPKLSSSSNMDPLPYMESNRSKDCSCSSLESAASNQSEGSVFTSSPVGSPGSSRRANTTSQPSVAAKAQQDIARPLLEEKRRTQSMRVASKVLMRTRSLATFSRNSLKKESHKENSFPCETLQEDSQSETDPAAEIPHRPRPLSAIEVFKHVDSRLPCKPPPYKQALENVGLPPQYGAMTVQDAMELNRRSRPSSVNYDFASISSVNQYIDFAQVAQEKANAVECRQPFRQRAMSESVSRRCSQPVFEDFSYAKESYV, from the exons ATGGACACTCCAGATTATGGAATTGCAGCAATGAGGAGAGGAAGCTATGATGACGCTGCCGCCTCTCTACGTCCT CATTTCAGACACTTGGCCCAGAGACGCcgctctgctccctctctggTGTTTGGGAAAGCTTTGGGGATGCCTTGGTCTCCTATCAG GGAGGAGGGATCCTGCTGGGTGTCCGTGGAGCAGAGTCCATTCGTCCTGGGCCTCACCAGTGAGAATGGAGACGTCCTGCTGGAGGAGTGTGTTCAAGTCACAGAGGGCACGAAGACCAGGGAGAGACATCTGTTCCTCTTCAGCGACATCATTGTCTTCGCCAAACTCAA GTCGACTGCCAGCTACCGTCTGAAGCACAGAGTGAGACTGGAAGACATCTGGCTTTATGGTTTCGAAGATGAGCTGGCAGAAGAAGAAGGGACAACGGGGGAAATTGACCTGAGGGTGACGGTCGTCTTGGCCTGGGCTCTCACGTTTTGTTTGGTGTATTTTTG CTCGCCTGAGGTGAAAAAACGCTGGTTAGATACTCTTCACAG AAAAATTAAAGACGCGAAAGAGAGAGCTGGCTGTGCTTCTTCACCACCAGACGTCCTCATGAAGGTGTTGGGTGGCAGTATCGCA ACCAAAACTCTAACAGGAGGTGGCATGGAGCATTTAGCAGAGTTTCCACTTAAT GGTGATGCAAAGATCTCTGATCCTCCGAAGCAGTTATATAACCAGGAGAACAAGTCGACACAGTCCATTG ATAGTAAATGGAACCTGGTGAGGAGGCTCAAAAAGGGTTCCAGTTTCATCAACAAAGTGGGTCGAAATGAAACGGACAACAAGACCCAGCTGTTTGGACAACCCCTCTGCAAGATATGCCCAGACGACTGCTCCCTTCCTAAGCCAGTCTCA GAAATGCTGGTGCTGCTGAAGAAGAGAGGGCCGTCTACAGAGGGGGTGTTTCGAAAGCAGTGCAACACCAAGAACATGAGGGACATCAGGGAGCAGCTCAACAGTGGCTTCGAGGTGGACATGGAGAGCCAGCCGGTGGTTCTGCTCGTTGGGCTGTTGAAA AGTTTTCTGAAGGAACTTCCTGGCAGCCTGCTGGTGTCTGAATTTTATGACAAGTGGATGAAAGCTCTGGACAATGAAGACACCCAGCAGAGAGCTCTGGAAATCAGAAA GGTGGTAGATGAGCTCCCGGGACACAACAAACTGCTCCTTCAGCTTCTAGTCTGTGTCTTCTATCACATCCTGGGGAGCACTGACATCAACAAGATGGACGCTCACAACCTGGCGGTGTGTATCGGCCCCACGCTGCTGCAGATGGATGTAACTCCAGATGAGCAGAAGGAAAAGATGCAGAAG GTCACAGATCTAACTGAGTTCCTGATTGAGCATTGTGAGATTCTAGGAGAGAACATCCAAAATCTGCTGGATACTGATGAAG ACTCGTTGTCCCAGCACCACGACTCTGCCTATGACAGCACTGACCCAGATGGAGATGGAGAAGCAGTAGAGAGTATCGACTCTACACATACGGAGTGCGGTTCATCTTCCTCTCTCAGTCCCAGGTCAACCACTTCATCTTTGGCATCGGATGGTATCTTCAACACAAAGCCTGAATTCAACCGTCGCTGCTCTGAGCCCatcattctcctctcagctgaTATTCACAGCCTGAGCGGCCATGCCAGGAGCCACGATGACTGCTCTGTGGAGAGGGGGGACTTCAAGGAGCAGCCCCTGAAAAAGCAGATCTCAGATGACTCCTTTTTGCTTAAAGGTCGAGGAGGCGCTAGGCCAGCATTGTGGTTTCCAAAACTGAGCAGCAGCTCCAACATGGATCCACTGCCTTACATGGAAAGTAATCGTTCCAAGGACTGCTCATGCTCTTCTCTGGAGAGCGCTGCCTCCAACCAGTCAGAAGGTTCTGTTTTTACTAGTTCCCCTGTGGGGTCACCCGGCTCCTCTAGGAGAGCCAACACCACCAGCCAGCCTTCAGTGGCAGCTAAAGCTCAGCAGGACATTGCCAGGCCACTGTTGGAAGAGAAGAGGCGCACACAGTCCATGAGAGTGGCCTCTAAAGTCCTAATGAGGACAAGGAGCTTAGCGACCTTCAGCAGAAACAGCCTGAAGAAAGAGTCCCATAAGGAGAACTCCTTCCCTTGTGAAACTCTCCAAGAGGACTCTCAGAGTGAAACAGATCCAGCAGCGGAGATTCCTCACAGGCCTCGCCCTCTGTCTGCCATTGAGGTGTTTAAGCATGTGGACAGCAGGCTGCCCTGCAAGCCTCCACCATACAAGCAGGCATTGGAGAATGTGGGTCTCCCTCCACAGTATGGAGCAATGACTGTACAAGATGCCATGGAACTGAACAGAAGGTCTCGCCCGTCCTCTGTAAATTATGACTTTGCATCAATCTCCTCTGTCAACCAGTACATTGACTTTGCTCAAGTGGcacaagaaaaagcaaatgctGTGGAATGTCGGCAGCCTTTCCGGCAGAGAGCCATGTCCGAATCTGTGTCCCGGAGGTGTAGCCAGCCTGTGTTTGAAGACTTTTCTTATGCCAAGGAGTCTTATGTTTGA